A genomic stretch from Shewanella sediminis HAW-EB3 includes:
- the dtd gene encoding D-aminoacyl-tRNA deacylase translates to MIALIQRVTQAKVDVDGKTIGAIDKGLLVLLGVEREDDSFKMEKLANKVMSYRVFSDENGKMNLNVSQAGGALLVVSQFTLAADTGRGLRPSFSGAGTPDQAKVLYEEFVAFCRAKGMPTQTGEFAADMQVSLVNDGPVTFNLQV, encoded by the coding sequence GTGATAGCCCTGATCCAACGTGTTACTCAAGCTAAAGTCGATGTCGATGGAAAAACAATAGGAGCCATAGATAAAGGCTTATTGGTATTGCTTGGTGTTGAGCGTGAAGATGACTCGTTTAAGATGGAGAAGCTTGCGAATAAAGTCATGAGTTATCGTGTGTTTAGTGATGAAAATGGAAAGATGAACTTGAATGTGAGCCAGGCCGGTGGAGCCCTGCTTGTCGTATCGCAATTTACCTTAGCCGCGGATACCGGGCGTGGTTTAAGACCCAGTTTCTCCGGGGCGGGCACGCCGGATCAGGCTAAAGTGCTATATGAAGAGTTTGTGGCGTTTTGCAGAGCCAAAGGCATGCCAACTCAAACGGGGGAATTTGCGGCCGATATGCAGGTGAGTCTGGTCAATGATGGCCCCGTTACCTTTAATCTCCAGGTGTAG
- a CDS encoding ApeP family dehydratase, with translation MTQEYLLPEPLSQLPVAEVVPHRDPMILIDTLVEHGPDTLLTQTNITKQSPYFDAAIDAVPNYVGIEYMAQSIAALAGLEAKSRGEAIRVGFLLGSRKLKMHRPNYTLGESYQTRVTRLYQEESGLAVFDCQVFHGDTLVAEANVNVFQPQDALAYISESQG, from the coding sequence ATGACCCAAGAATACCTTTTACCCGAACCACTGTCTCAACTCCCCGTCGCCGAGGTGGTACCCCATAGAGACCCGATGATATTAATCGATACTCTGGTTGAGCATGGACCGGATACCCTGTTAACTCAGACTAATATTACCAAGCAGAGCCCCTACTTCGATGCCGCGATTGATGCCGTACCCAATTACGTCGGAATCGAATATATGGCGCAGAGTATTGCTGCGCTCGCCGGGCTTGAGGCAAAGTCTCGTGGCGAGGCTATCCGGGTAGGGTTTCTCTTAGGAAGTAGAAAATTAAAGATGCACCGGCCAAATTACACCTTGGGTGAGAGCTATCAGACCAGGGTGACCCGCCTGTATCAAGAAGAGTCCGGGTTGGCTGTTTTCGATTGTCAGGTATTTCATGGCGATACCTTAGTTGCCGAGGCAAATGTAAATGTATTTCAGCCTCAAGATGCCCTCGCCTATATTTCAGAGAGTCAAGGATAA
- a CDS encoding NAD(P)/FAD-dependent oxidoreductase gives MPASSSTPETLTDIDVAIIGAGPSGCIAASLLHQQGKRVIVIEKLHFPRFSIGESLLPCCMQWLEEANMLDAVNQAGFQFKNGAAFRYKEQYTDFDFSDKFTPGPGATFQVERADFDKLLADTAAEQGVDIRYGETVTTVDLIGKPRLTVTDANGEAYLIEAEYLLDASGFGRVLPKLLELEKPSTLANRSAIFTHIQDNIGKKEVDDRPFDRNKILISVHPQNRDIWYWLIPLSPDRCSLGVVGEPHLMGNSDLDLEVILMDMVNQEPGLKTLLADAEILRECAELKGYSANVSTLATDKFALLGNAGEFLDPVFSSGVTIAMQSASMATKCVVRQLNGEKIDWQSEYAKPLMRGVDTFRTYVEAWYDGRFQDVIFYDAPDNKIKQMVCSILAGYAWDEANPLVAESEKRLNLIVELCR, from the coding sequence ATGCCAGCCTCTTCATCTACGCCAGAGACACTGACTGATATTGACGTTGCAATCATAGGTGCCGGGCCATCGGGTTGTATCGCCGCAAGCCTCCTTCATCAGCAAGGCAAGCGGGTTATTGTCATAGAGAAGCTACACTTTCCGCGCTTTTCCATCGGTGAGAGTCTACTGCCTTGCTGTATGCAATGGCTTGAAGAGGCAAATATGCTCGACGCGGTGAACCAGGCCGGTTTTCAGTTCAAAAACGGCGCCGCTTTTCGTTATAAAGAGCAATACACAGATTTCGATTTCAGCGATAAATTCACACCGGGACCGGGGGCAACCTTCCAGGTAGAACGCGCCGACTTCGATAAACTGCTGGCAGATACGGCTGCCGAACAGGGCGTTGATATTCGCTACGGTGAAACGGTTACAACCGTCGACCTGATCGGCAAACCAAGACTGACGGTAACCGATGCCAACGGAGAGGCATATCTTATCGAGGCCGAGTATCTATTGGATGCCAGTGGGTTTGGTCGTGTTCTGCCTAAGTTACTCGAGCTGGAAAAGCCATCGACGTTAGCCAATCGCAGTGCCATATTTACCCACATCCAAGATAATATCGGCAAAAAAGAGGTCGATGACAGGCCCTTCGACCGTAATAAAATATTGATCAGCGTTCACCCACAAAACAGGGATATCTGGTATTGGCTGATCCCATTAAGCCCTGACAGGTGCTCTTTAGGTGTCGTGGGTGAACCCCATCTCATGGGCAACTCAGACCTTGACCTGGAAGTGATTTTGATGGATATGGTCAATCAGGAACCTGGCCTGAAGACGCTATTGGCTGATGCCGAAATTCTTCGGGAGTGTGCGGAACTTAAAGGCTACTCCGCCAATGTCAGCACCTTGGCCACCGACAAGTTTGCCCTCTTAGGCAATGCCGGCGAATTCCTGGATCCGGTCTTCTCTTCAGGCGTTACTATCGCTATGCAATCGGCCTCTATGGCGACTAAATGTGTCGTGAGGCAACTCAATGGTGAAAAAATTGATTGGCAGAGTGAATATGCAAAGCCTTTGATGCGGGGAGTCGATACCTTCCGCACCTATGTTGAGGCTTGGTATGATGGTCGCTTCCAGGACGTCATCTTCTATGATGCCCCGGATAACAAGATAAAACAGATGGTCTGCTCAATCTTAGCCGGCTATGCATGGGATGAGGCCAACCCCTTAGTCGCCGAATCAGAAAAAAGGCTCAACCTTATTGTTGAGCTATGCCGCTAA
- a CDS encoding beta-ketoacyl-[acyl-carrier-protein] synthase family protein: MTKIAISHIGLCTPLGQSPEQVLARLVTGDIGAMKLRDDLIPQSNTLVGEVNLPLPELPDSLMQFCTRNNQLLLCAAQQVADRVKQAREQYGPERIGIILGTSTSGIAQGEEALKHRAEQDLLPSDYQYSQQELGNGSDFLREYFKTSGPCYTVSTACSSSAKVFASARRLLQADLCDLVIVGGSDSLCRLTLNGFNSLESVSKGQCQPFSASRDGINIGEGAALFTLERGDAEIMLAGIGESSDAHHISAPHPEGRGAISAIRAAIDDAGIGVDKISYINLHGTATQKNDAMESRALQQVFGNNIPPCSSTKPLTGHTLGAAGAIEAAFCCLLLTSLNTAQALPPQVWDGKQDANDPSLPLVNKGQTADLNYIMSNSFAFGGSNASLIFCRKEALS; the protein is encoded by the coding sequence ATGACTAAAATAGCCATCTCACACATAGGACTATGCACTCCGTTAGGCCAGAGCCCGGAACAGGTATTAGCCCGACTAGTTACAGGCGATATCGGCGCGATGAAACTTCGTGACGATCTCATCCCACAGAGCAACACCTTAGTGGGAGAGGTGAACCTGCCACTACCTGAACTGCCTGACTCTCTTATGCAATTCTGTACCCGCAATAATCAGCTGTTACTCTGCGCCGCACAGCAGGTAGCAGACAGGGTCAAACAGGCTCGCGAGCAGTACGGTCCCGAGCGTATCGGCATCATATTAGGCACCAGCACTTCTGGTATTGCTCAGGGCGAAGAAGCATTAAAACATCGAGCCGAACAAGACCTGCTTCCCTCTGATTATCAGTACTCTCAGCAGGAACTGGGGAATGGCAGTGACTTTTTACGCGAATACTTTAAGACCAGCGGGCCTTGTTATACCGTTTCTACGGCCTGCTCTTCGAGTGCCAAGGTATTTGCCAGTGCGAGACGCTTACTGCAGGCAGATCTGTGCGACCTGGTCATCGTCGGTGGTAGTGACAGCCTTTGTAGATTAACTCTCAATGGTTTTAACTCGTTAGAATCCGTTTCAAAGGGCCAGTGTCAGCCTTTTAGTGCCAGTAGAGATGGGATCAATATCGGTGAAGGGGCGGCATTGTTTACCCTCGAAAGAGGCGATGCAGAAATCATGTTAGCTGGCATCGGCGAGTCCAGCGATGCCCATCATATTTCGGCGCCTCATCCGGAAGGTCGCGGTGCCATATCGGCGATACGTGCGGCAATCGATGATGCAGGGATCGGTGTCGATAAGATCAGCTATATCAACCTTCATGGTACCGCCACCCAAAAGAATGATGCCATGGAGAGTCGTGCCCTGCAGCAGGTATTTGGCAACAACATCCCTCCATGTAGCTCAACCAAGCCTCTGACCGGACATACTTTAGGTGCAGCCGGTGCCATCGAGGCCGCATTTTGTTGCCTGCTACTCACCTCGCTCAATACCGCACAGGCTCTCCCGCCACAGGTTTGGGATGGCAAACAAGACGCCAACGATCCCAGTTTACCTTTGGTCAACAAAGGACAAACTGCAGATCTTAACTATATAATGAGTAACTCATTTGCCTTTGGCGGCAGCAATGCCAGCCTGATATTTTGCCGCAAAGAAGCATTATCATGA
- a CDS encoding FMN-dependent NADH-azoreductase encodes MSKVLILKSSILGDYSQSGQLVEHLKQHWEQQGAEISVRDLAAEPLPMLDGEIASGLRGGDQLSARQEQALLLSDSLIQELKAHDTIVIAAPMYNFSIPTQLKNWIDLVARAGVSFTYTETGPKGLITGKRAVLITTRGGVHKGGASDHVVPYLKTVLGFIGIEEVETVYSEALNMGPEASKQGIESAQQALEKIVA; translated from the coding sequence ATGTCAAAAGTACTAATTTTAAAGTCGAGCATTTTAGGCGATTACTCTCAATCCGGTCAGTTGGTTGAGCATCTTAAGCAGCATTGGGAACAGCAGGGAGCCGAGATCAGCGTACGTGATCTGGCCGCAGAGCCTCTGCCAATGCTCGATGGTGAGATTGCATCGGGTTTACGAGGTGGTGATCAGTTATCGGCGCGTCAGGAGCAGGCATTGCTACTGTCAGACTCGCTTATTCAAGAGCTTAAAGCCCATGACACCATAGTGATTGCAGCGCCTATGTATAACTTCAGTATTCCTACGCAGCTTAAAAACTGGATCGATCTGGTTGCGCGTGCCGGCGTGAGTTTCACCTACACAGAAACCGGACCTAAAGGTTTGATTACGGGTAAGCGAGCCGTTTTGATCACGACGCGAGGCGGCGTACATAAAGGTGGCGCCTCAGATCATGTGGTTCCTTACCTTAAGACAGTACTTGGATTTATCGGTATCGAAGAGGTTGAAACCGTGTATAGCGAAGCTCTTAATATGGGACCTGAGGCATCTAAGCAGGGGATCGAGTCGGCTCAGCAAGCATTAGAAAAGATAGTGGCTTAA
- a CDS encoding alpha/beta fold hydrolase: MSSHLPAFIRRDWLDVGDGHVLHLAQHGNPDGIPLLFLHGGPGGGCAVEDLRLFDRDTFHIFLLDQRGAGRSKPHGELKHNDLLHLLGDIERVRLWLNIPAWCVVGGSFGATLGFIYSCLYPQRVLSQVLWGLFIPNEEGANWLYGNQGAATLFPQDYLEFTALAPFSAKIDTLFKRYQSGFLDPDVDTRLEYVRGWLKWELALALPGAELPESGTPLAKSLAEIELHYASQQYFGAYALMREMACGIKADTVILQGEMDWVCPSVIVEKFLEEFGSGDMKYTLIKGGYHALANDKMFLEVVYAVQEMANNMREIDK; encoded by the coding sequence ATGAGTAGCCACTTACCGGCATTTATTCGCCGTGACTGGTTGGATGTTGGTGACGGGCATGTGCTGCATCTGGCGCAGCATGGCAACCCGGATGGGATCCCGCTGCTCTTCCTTCATGGGGGCCCGGGGGGGGGATGTGCTGTAGAAGACCTCAGGCTTTTCGATAGAGACACATTTCATATTTTTTTGCTGGATCAAAGAGGGGCCGGACGTTCCAAACCACATGGTGAGCTGAAGCATAACGACTTGCTGCACCTGTTGGGCGATATCGAAAGAGTGCGTTTATGGCTCAATATTCCGGCCTGGTGTGTCGTGGGGGGCTCATTTGGTGCGACATTGGGATTTATCTATAGTTGTCTATATCCTCAAAGAGTGCTGTCACAGGTGCTTTGGGGGCTATTTATCCCCAATGAAGAGGGGGCTAACTGGCTGTATGGTAATCAGGGGGCCGCAACCCTATTCCCACAGGACTATTTAGAGTTTACCGCCCTGGCCCCTTTCTCGGCTAAGATCGATACGCTTTTTAAACGGTATCAATCTGGCTTTCTCGACCCGGATGTCGACACACGCCTCGAGTATGTGCGTGGCTGGTTGAAGTGGGAGTTGGCACTCGCTCTTCCGGGAGCCGAACTGCCGGAGTCGGGTACCCCTTTGGCGAAGAGTCTGGCCGAAATAGAGCTGCATTATGCCAGTCAGCAATACTTCGGTGCCTATGCACTGATGCGTGAAATGGCGTGTGGAATAAAGGCGGATACGGTGATACTGCAAGGCGAGATGGACTGGGTTTGCCCCTCTGTTATCGTTGAGAAGTTTTTAGAAGAGTTTGGCTCCGGTGATATGAAATATACTCTTATCAAAGGCGGGTATCATGCGCTGGCCAATGATAAGATGTTTCTGGAAGTCGTCTATGCCGTACAGGAAATGGCTAATAATATGAGGGAAATAGATAAATGA
- a CDS encoding DUF3261 domain-containing protein — translation MVQFHNTIPDRLKRGKGICVLICLTMLVSACSQTLQRQTCVALAKGVSYCLAPIPSDNKARSATQQVAINVNDSRHELLSHLELDREKLTLVGLAPLGQALFTLVFDGASLNSQQSMLLGDEFKAEYLLALIQLIYWPLEDVNAHLQGATLTSPECDAPRCRRIYATGNDTKADQQESILKIRFDKREPWKAEVELAIPQANFELKITPV, via the coding sequence ATGGTCCAATTTCACAACACGATTCCTGACAGGTTGAAGCGCGGCAAAGGGATCTGTGTTCTTATCTGTCTGACGATGCTTGTCAGCGCCTGCAGCCAGACCCTGCAACGACAGACCTGCGTGGCCCTGGCCAAAGGTGTCAGCTACTGCCTTGCACCTATCCCATCGGATAATAAGGCACGCTCGGCGACCCAACAGGTAGCCATTAACGTGAATGATTCCCGCCATGAACTCCTGAGTCATTTGGAGCTGGATAGAGAGAAGCTGACGCTGGTCGGTTTGGCTCCATTAGGGCAAGCCCTGTTTACTTTAGTCTTCGATGGCGCGAGTCTGAATAGCCAACAAAGTATGTTGTTAGGTGATGAATTTAAAGCCGAATACCTGCTTGCACTCATCCAACTGATATACTGGCCACTCGAGGATGTAAATGCCCATTTACAAGGTGCAACACTAACATCTCCCGAGTGTGATGCGCCGCGATGTCGAAGAATATATGCTACGGGGAATGACACTAAAGCAGATCAGCAAGAAAGCATCTTGAAGATTCGTTTTGATAAGAGAGAGCCATGGAAGGCAGAGGTCGAACTCGCGATCCCTCAGGCCAATTTTGAACTTAAAATAACTCCGGTTTAA
- a CDS encoding beta-ketoacyl-ACP synthase, translating to MSRRVVITGCGGISSLGHDWPTIAANLKAQKNCVVRFDEWDRYTGLNTRLAAPVTDFEKPAHYSRKKVRSMGRVSLMATRASELALIDAGLLDDPIVSSGAMGIAYGSSTGSTDPIIAFGDMLKNGDMSGVTATSYIRMMAHTTAVNVGVFFGLKGRVHTTSSACTSGSQGIGYAYEAIKYGQQELMLAGGGEELCATEAVVFDTLFATSTKNDTPELSPSPFDKGRDGLVIGEGACTLVLEELEHAQARGAKIYAEIVGFGTNSDGLHVTQPNAGTMEVAIRQALKDSQLSPDAIGYVNAHGTATDRGDIAETQATHAVFGASMPISSLKSYTGHTLGACGALEAWVTVEMMNAGWFAPTLNLTEIDPECGELDYIKSDIRHIDTDYVMSNNFAFGGINTSLIFKRWSDTNSTQ from the coding sequence ATGAGCAGACGAGTCGTCATCACTGGCTGCGGCGGAATTTCCAGCCTGGGCCACGACTGGCCAACCATCGCCGCTAATTTAAAGGCTCAGAAGAACTGTGTCGTGCGTTTCGATGAATGGGATCGTTATACCGGCCTAAACACACGTTTAGCCGCCCCCGTAACTGACTTCGAAAAGCCGGCTCATTACTCCCGGAAAAAGGTCCGCTCTATGGGCCGGGTCTCACTGATGGCGACCCGTGCCAGCGAGCTCGCGCTTATTGACGCAGGCCTGTTAGATGATCCTATCGTGAGTTCCGGTGCCATGGGCATCGCCTATGGTTCCTCAACCGGTAGCACAGATCCCATTATCGCCTTTGGTGACATGCTAAAGAATGGCGATATGTCGGGTGTCACCGCCACCAGTTATATCCGTATGATGGCTCATACCACCGCGGTTAATGTCGGCGTATTCTTTGGCCTCAAGGGGCGTGTGCATACCACCAGTAGCGCCTGCACCTCCGGTAGCCAGGGAATAGGCTACGCCTATGAAGCGATTAAGTATGGCCAGCAAGAGTTAATGCTTGCGGGTGGCGGTGAAGAGCTATGCGCCACCGAAGCCGTGGTATTCGATACCCTTTTTGCCACCAGCACCAAGAATGATACTCCCGAGCTCAGTCCCAGCCCATTCGACAAAGGCCGTGATGGTTTAGTCATAGGCGAAGGCGCCTGTACCTTAGTACTGGAGGAGCTCGAACATGCTCAGGCTCGCGGTGCAAAGATCTATGCCGAAATAGTCGGCTTTGGAACTAACTCCGATGGTCTTCATGTGACTCAGCCCAATGCAGGTACCATGGAGGTCGCCATCAGGCAGGCTTTGAAAGACAGCCAACTGTCACCCGATGCCATTGGTTATGTGAACGCACACGGCACGGCGACCGATAGAGGCGATATTGCAGAGACTCAGGCAACCCACGCCGTCTTCGGCGCATCGATGCCTATCTCATCACTCAAGAGTTATACCGGTCATACCTTAGGGGCTTGCGGCGCATTAGAAGCCTGGGTCACTGTAGAGATGATGAATGCAGGCTGGTTTGCACCGACCCTGAACCTGACGGAGATAGACCCCGAGTGCGGTGAGTTAGATTACATTAAGAGTGATATTCGACATATAGATACAGACTATGTGATGAGTAATAACTTCGCCTTCGGTGGCATCAACACCTCCTTGATATTTAAACGCTGGTCAGACACCAACTCAACACAATAA
- a CDS encoding 3-ketoacyl-ACP reductase FabG2, with translation MNKRILITGSSRGIGKAIALQLAEAGYDIALHFHSNREAAELTKQALLEHGVNVSSLQFDIADREGVKTSIESDIEQHGAYYGVVLNAGINCDTAFPAMTEDEWDSVVHTNLDGFYNVIHPTIMPMIQTRLGGRIITMASVSGIAGNRGQVNYSASKAGIIGATKALSLELAKRKITVNCIAPGLIETDMVADIPKDMVKEIVPMRRMGKPSEIAGLAKFLMSEDAAYITRQVISVNGGMI, from the coding sequence ATGAACAAAAGGATATTAATAACAGGCTCCAGCAGAGGAATTGGCAAGGCGATAGCATTGCAACTGGCTGAGGCCGGATACGATATTGCCCTGCACTTTCACAGCAACCGCGAAGCGGCAGAGCTAACGAAACAAGCGCTACTCGAACATGGTGTTAACGTCTCCTCTCTCCAGTTTGATATTGCCGATCGTGAAGGGGTCAAAACCAGCATAGAGAGCGATATTGAGCAGCACGGTGCCTATTATGGCGTGGTGCTTAATGCCGGGATTAATTGCGATACCGCATTCCCGGCCATGACAGAGGATGAATGGGACAGCGTCGTTCACACCAACTTAGATGGTTTCTATAACGTCATTCACCCAACGATTATGCCGATGATACAGACCCGCCTCGGTGGCAGAATTATCACTATGGCCTCCGTCTCCGGTATTGCCGGTAACCGGGGACAAGTCAACTATAGCGCCTCTAAAGCGGGGATCATTGGCGCGACCAAGGCACTGTCATTGGAGTTGGCGAAACGAAAAATTACCGTTAACTGTATCGCCCCCGGGCTAATCGAGACCGACATGGTAGCGGATATCCCTAAAGATATGGTCAAAGAGATAGTCCCTATGCGCCGCATGGGCAAACCCTCTGAAATTGCCGGCCTGGCTAAATTTCTGATGTCTGAGGATGCCGCTTACATTACCAGACAGGTGATCTCGGTTAACGGAGGTATGATCTGA
- a CDS encoding rhodanese-like domain-containing protein produces MLQSLLSKLAGAGPDKRSWELIKQGARVIDVRTPEEFGSGHLPQAINVPLSQISTWLIDQDPKQSFVLYCAAGIRAQKACDQLKCSGFPNVINAGSLKDLLSYQAT; encoded by the coding sequence ATGCTACAGTCTCTGCTATCTAAACTCGCCGGCGCCGGGCCCGATAAACGCAGCTGGGAACTCATCAAACAAGGCGCCAGGGTTATTGATGTAAGAACTCCCGAAGAGTTCGGCTCTGGGCATCTGCCGCAAGCCATCAACGTACCTCTGAGCCAAATATCGACCTGGCTGATAGATCAAGATCCTAAGCAGAGTTTCGTACTCTACTGTGCGGCGGGGATCAGGGCTCAAAAGGCCTGCGATCAGCTTAAATGCAGCGGCTTTCCCAATGTCATCAATGCCGGCTCACTGAAAGACCTTCTCAGTTATCAAGCGACTTAA
- a CDS encoding thioesterase domain-containing protein: protein MTASDERGQQIASLLKELTETWHQTIPVSEFMQISPLGYHDNRLKVTAPLSPNINLHQTMFAGSIYTLATLTGWGMLWLQQRLAEVNGDIVLADGHIRYLAPISGAPTAKVSWPDVDLSRLTLGRRVKVKLVVEIYVGDRCCAEFEGIYVSQPVPHT from the coding sequence GTGACCGCTTCCGATGAGAGGGGTCAGCAGATAGCTTCACTCCTGAAGGAGCTGACTGAAACCTGGCATCAAACGATCCCCGTGAGTGAGTTTATGCAGATATCCCCGCTTGGATATCATGATAATCGGCTGAAGGTCACAGCCCCCCTATCTCCTAATATCAACTTACATCAAACCATGTTTGCCGGCAGCATCTATACCCTGGCAACTTTGACGGGCTGGGGGATGCTGTGGCTGCAGCAAAGGCTGGCAGAGGTTAACGGCGATATTGTGTTGGCCGACGGCCATATTCGTTACTTAGCCCCGATTTCAGGGGCACCAACAGCAAAGGTAAGCTGGCCGGATGTTGATCTTTCTCGATTGACTCTAGGACGTCGGGTTAAGGTGAAATTGGTGGTGGAAATATACGTCGGTGATCGCTGCTGCGCCGAGTTTGAAGGGATTTATGTCAGTCAGCCAGTTCCTCATACATAA